In Humulus lupulus chromosome 6, drHumLupu1.1, whole genome shotgun sequence, a single genomic region encodes these proteins:
- the LOC133782447 gene encoding protein translation factor SUI1 homolog has translation MVELDIQIPSAFDPFAEAQDTDAPGAKENVHIRVQQRNGKKCLTTVQGLKKDFSYEKILKDLKKEFCCNGNVVQDKELGKIIQLQGDQRKNVSQFLVQAGLVKKDRIKIHGF, from the coding sequence ATGGTTGAGTTAGACATTCAGATTCCATCTGCTTTTGACCCATTTGCTGAGGCGCAGGACACTGATGCCCCCGGGGCCAAAGAGAATGTACACATTAGAGTTCAGCAAAGGAATGGAAAGAAGTGCCTGACTACGGTGCAGGGGTTGAAGAAAGACTTCAGCTACGAGAAGATCCTCAAGGATCTCAAGAAGGAGTTTTGCTGTAACGGCAATGTGGTTCAGGATAAAGAGTTGGGCAAAATAATTCAGCTCCAAGGTGATCAGCGCAAGAACGTGTCCCAGTTTCTTGTTCAGGCTGGTCTAGTCAAGAAAGACCGCATCAAGATTCATGGTTTTTGA